A window of Hevea brasiliensis isolate MT/VB/25A 57/8 chromosome 14, ASM3005281v1, whole genome shotgun sequence contains these coding sequences:
- the LOC110631699 gene encoding uncharacterized protein LOC110631699 has product MQSRRQGDDYVTVSPSSKPRNQHRYEVGHDSYSVSRRDALDRSPRVQRSLSPHSKIDGSRRILLREGRSGSNERREYGWHLGAGRSDEVCPGSPPFLQEHRKPQFDEGVVHRKYEYADDINYEDGKSNRLKHVYGYDHHAASSRISKEKDYSENRFPGNDRHVTIGQKSMPMEDGIIRGLRRAPPDFIPPSSYGKTSEHLQLPSRHMDVSQFENEKLRYREPISPDKIPVMELYKGENPVFCSREDSYTMNPSPRFKGFGSSQSKDFAGTSSGVSRSEFLSSFRDCVPLSASDEYPRNSMKLTEPLDLSTYGQRSAVDLRNVETGKRIMTSFPHGAYSPNRKEHDDYLYPKSQGLVNEDVVYPSDELHRMMPPRAQLDHDVARADFEYGELSRMSVMHPIEENIDPTQDFYRNRRNNTTWDHTIGKQAAMEDLNSSRILYAPKHSGEYLGSEYSQVEFGRRVSRDNETSHLGVTQDQQTSHLRSNYGFGRDAGPQFEKDRLRDPVMPMYDLEMQKFSIKRQRMEDFPIYKPSDKLLKRNYSVDDDLNCCDPRGIVSRKRYAQLECKDVYDSGEEWIEENPSALHPYRTQRFDHNAYRKVKREYDGQDRYGDFASEDWLSSQDSLVHSQKHSNKHYKPSVKYMKGHPRSGSSSWYNSHQPDKRSGIHIKHKTWKRNEDYDDNEQVNDDDPSEGWVNMADTEQCEDSEEFKQLVHEAFLDYSKKLNLSSAVRRRYKEQGKAGSLFCIVCGRSSSKDFMDTQRLVTHAFMSHKVGLRAQHLGLHKAICILMGWNTYVPCDMRTWVPDVLPEAEAWAQKEDLMIWPPLVIIHNISMSNVNPEQQKVIPIDGVEAFLRGKGFVGGKIKVCLGKPADQSVILIKFLGTFTGLGNAERLHKYFAENKHGREEFEQKTSKAIKSSNGFEADLQGDKLEERLLYGYMGIADDLDKLDFNTKKWILVKSKKDIQDLENAPVKTDDR; this is encoded by the exons ATGCAATCTAGAAGGCAAGGTGATGATTACGTGACAGTATCTCCATCCTCAAAGCCACGTAATCAACATAGATATGAAGTAGGACACGACTCGTATTCAGTGTCCCGTCGAGATGCCCTGGATCGGTCTCCTCGCGTGCAGAGGAGTTTGAGTCCGCACAGTAAGATTGATGGGTCTAGAAGGATATTACTAAGGGAAGGAAGAAGTGGTTCAAATGAAAGGAGGGAATATGGTTGGCATTTGGGTGCTGGAAGGTCTGACGAGGTCTGCCCTGGTTCACCTCCTTTTCTACAAGAGCACAGAAAGCCTCAGTTTGATGAGGGTGTTGTGCATAGGAAATATGAGTATGCTGATGATATCAATTATGAAGATGGTAAAAGTAATAGACTAAAGCATGTTTATGGGTATGATCATCATGCTGCATCTTCTAGAATTAGTAAAGAGAAGGATTATAGCGAAAACAGGTTTCCTGGTAATGATAGGCATGTGACAATAGGGCAGAAATCGATGCCCATGGAAGATGGAATTATAAGAGGGTTGCGTCGAGCACCTCCAGATTTCATTCCTCCTTCAAGTTATGGGAAAACTAGTGAGCATCTACAGTTGCCATCCCGCCACATGGATGTCAGCCAGTTTGAGAATGAGAAACTTAGGTATAGGGAGCCTATATCTCCAGATAAGATACCAGTAATGGAATTATACAAAGGGGAAAACCCTGTGTTTTGCTCAAGGGAGGATTCATACACCATGAATCCATCTCCTCGCTTTAAGGGTTTTGGTAGCTCTCAATCCAAAGATTTTGCTGGCACATCTTCAGGTGTTTCAAGGAGTgagtttctgagttctttcaggGATTGTGTGCCCCTGTCTGCTTCTGATGAATACCCAAGGAACAGCATGAAACTCACAGAACCCTTGGATTTAAGCACATATGGTCAAAGGTCAGCCGTAGATTTAAGAAATGTGGAAACTGGTAAGAGAATTATGACAAGTTTTCCGCATGGTGCGTATAGCCCAAACAGAAAAGAACATGATGATTACCTTTACCCTAAATCACAGGGATTAGTGAATGAAGATGTGGTCTATCCATCTGATGAATTGCATAGAATGATGCCACCACGTGCTCAGTTGGATCATGACGTAGCTCGAGCAGATTTTGAGTATGGAGAATTGTCAAGAATGAGTGTTATGCAccccattgaagaaaacattgatCCAACGCAGGATTTTTACAGAAACAGAAGAAATAACACCACATGGGATCATACTATAGGCAAGCAGGCCGCCATGGAGGACCTTAACTCAAGTAGAATATTATATGCACCAAAGCATAGTGGGGAATATTTGGGTTCTGAATATTCTCAAGTTGAATTTGGAAGGAGAGTCTCACGAGATAATGAGACATCTCATTTGGGCGTCACACAGGATCAACAAACCTCACATTTGAGATCAAATTATGGGTTTGGAAGAGATGCAGGTCCGCAGTTTGAAAAAGATAGATTACGTGATCCAGTTATGCCTATGTATGACTTGGAGATGCAGAAATTTTCTATCAAAAGGCAGAGAATGGAAGATTTTCCCATATACAAGCCATCTGATAAACTGCTCAAAAGAAATTACAGTGTGGATGATGATTTAAATTGTTGTGATCCAAGAGGTATTGTGTCAAGGAAACGGTATGCACAGCTAGAGTGTAAGGATGTTTATGACAGTGGTGAGGAATGGATCGAGGAAAATCCAAGTGCTTTACATCCATACAGAACTCAGAGGTTTGACCACAATGCGTACAGAAAAGTTAAGAGAGAGTATGATGGGCAAGACCGTTATGGAGATTTTGCATCTGAAGACTGGCTGTCTTCTCAAGATTCTTTGGTACATTCACAAAAGCATTCTAATAAACATTATAAACCTAGTGTTAAATATATGAAGGGTCATCCAAGATCTGGTTCTTCAAGCTGGTATAACTCACACCAGCCTGATAAAAGAAGTGGAATTCACATAAAGCACAAAACTTGGAAAAGAAATGAAGATTATGACGATAATGAGCAGGTGAATGATGATGATCCATCAGAAGGTTGGGTGAATATGGCAGACACTGAGCAATGTGAGGATTCTGAGGAATTTAAGCAACTGGTTCATGAAGCCTTTTTAGATTATTCTAAGAAATTGAATTTGAGCTCGGCGGTTCGAAGAAGATACAAGGAGCAAGGAAAAGCTGGTAGTTTGTTCTGCATCGTATGTGGCAGAAG CTCATCAAAGGATTTCATGGACACTCAACGCTTGGTAACTCATGCTTTCATGTCTCACAAGGTTGGATTGAGAGCACAACACCTGGGTCTTCATAAAGCAATATGCATTTTGATGGGGTGGAACACTTATGTGCCTTGCGACATGAGAACTTGGGTTCCAGATGTCTTGCCTGAGGCAGAAGCTTGGGCTCAGAAGGAGGATTTGATGATATGGCCTCCACTTGTTATCATCCACAACATTTCTATGTCAAATGTGAATCCAGAACAACAGAAGGTCATACCTATTGACGGGGTTGAAGCTTTTCTTAGAG GTAAAGGTTTTGTTGGGGGAAAAATCAAGGTATGCCTAGGTAAGCCTGCTGACCAAAGTGTTATATTGATAAAGTTTTTGGGCACATTCACTGGACTTGGAAATGCAGAGAGACTTCATAAATATTTTGCTGAGAATAAACATGGGAGAGAAGAATTTGAGCAAAAAACATCCAAAGCCATTAAAAGCAGCAATGGCTTTGAAGCAGATTTGCAGGGAGACAAGTTGGAGGAGCGTCTTCTATATGGGTACATGGGAATTGCAGATGACTTGGACAAACTCGACTTCAACACCAAGAAGTGGATTTTGGTGAAGAGCAAGAAGGATATCCAAGATCTGGAGAATGCTCCTGTTAAAACTGATGATAGGTAG
- the LOC110632762 gene encoding uncharacterized protein LOC110632762, producing the protein MKKTGSRGRLSMEENIEEEEESSRFDIATIQAKEEEIERKKMEVREKVQLQLGRAEEEAKRLTQIWEELEVLVDPMRKEVGFIRKRIDMANKELKPLGQSCQKKEKEYKEALEAFNEKNKEKAQLVTTLMELLTESERLRMKKLEELSKNVESKP; encoded by the exons ATGAAGAAGACTGGAAGCAGAGGAAGGCTATCAATGGAAGAGaatattgaagaagaagaagaaagttcAAGATTTGACATAGCCACAATTCAAGCTAAAGAAGAAGAGAttgagaggaagaagatggaGGTTAGAGAGAAAGTTCAACTTCAATTAGGCCGTGCAGAAGAAGAAGCTAAACGCTTAACTCAAATTTGGGAA GAGCTTGAAGTGCTGGTTGATCCCATGAGAAAAGAAGTTGGATTTATACGCAAGAGGATAGACATGGCTAATAAAGAACTGAAGCCACTGGGACAGAGCTGCCAAAAGAAG GAGAAAGAATATAAAGAAGCACTAGAAGCTTTTAATGAAAAGAACAAAGAGAAAGCTCAACTAGTTACCACATTAATGgag CTGCTGACTGAGAGTGAAAGATTAAGGATGAAGAAACTGGAAGAACTGAGCAAGAATGTAGAATCCAAACCTTGA